A region from the Enoplosus armatus isolate fEnoArm2 chromosome 24, fEnoArm2.hap1, whole genome shotgun sequence genome encodes:
- the LOC139306817 gene encoding receptor activity-modifying protein 1-like codes for MALESTSLLKAGLVLLMAAQVLASVSGCNRSFYERMINDLCLTKFKLDMGGLDRGLWCSWPDTMEIYEGLTNCTYQVALRVDCFWPNQVVDRFFMQIHRIYFHDCALTGRLLHDPPTGILAPFIAVPVLVTLLMTALVVWRSKRTEGVL; via the exons ATGGCTCTGGAGAGCACGTCGCTCCTGAAAGCAGGGCTCGTGTTGTTGATGGCAG CTCAAGTCCTTGCATCAGTGTCTGGCTGCAACAGGAGCTTCTACGAGAGGATGATCAACGATCTCTGCCTCACTAAGTTCAAGCTCGACATGGGAGGACTGGACCGAGGCCTGTGGTGCAGCTGGCCGGACACCATGGA GATCTACGAGGGACTAACAAACTGCACCTACCAGGTGGCCTTGAGGGTGGACTGCTTCTGGCCAAATCAGGTAGTGGACCGTTTCTTCATGCAGATTCACCGGATCTACTTCCACGACTGCGCTCTGACCGGCCGGCTCCTCCACGACCCACCGACCGGCATCCTCGCCCCGTTCATCGCAGTGCCAGTACTGGTCACCCTGCTCATGACTGCCCTGGTGGTGTGGAGGAGTAAACGCACAGAGGGGGTTTTATAG
- the LOC139306855 gene encoding putative methyltransferase DDB_G0268948 gives MAVRLFEDKDHAATYLQYRVAPSALISRIMTFMEKKTPKQFNLAVDVGCGSGQGTILLAPYFTKAVGTDISPAQLEMALACNNPPNVSYRQCPAEELPFAAGEVDLVTAMTAAHWFDRPKFLLEADRVLRPGGCLALLSYTMDMELEYGDVSNTLNDICKEFYAALLPFRNKYIGSSSVKIYSDMCDSCSYPDKEWNECLPVKNILPLSGYIGMVQTFSSYQKLQQKAPAEAERLSNDIRNKLLSAMKVSSPDTEVTVVVKYFYWLACKP, from the exons atggcCGTGCGGCTCTTTGAGGATAAAGATCATGCAGCCACTTACCTGCAGTACAGAGTAGCACCCAGTGCATTAATTAGCAGGATTATGACCTTTATGGAGAAAAAG ACACCAAAACAATTCAACCTTGCAGTGGATGTGGGCTGCGGCTCGGGCCAAGGGACGATCCTATTGGCTCCTTACTTCACCAAAGCTGTTGGAACAGACATCAGCCCCGCCCAGCTGGAGATGGCGCTGGCCTGTAACAACCCTCCAAATGTATCATACAG GCAGTGTCCTGCGGAGGAGCTACCGTTTGCTGCTGGTGAGGTGGACCTTGTGACGGCCATGACGGCGGCCCACTGGTTCGACCGCCCTAAGTTCCTCCTGGAAGCTGACAGGGTGCTGAGGCCTGGAGGCTGCCTGGCTCTCTTGAGCTACACCATGGACATGGAGCTGGAGTATGGGGACGTCTCCAACACGCTCAATGACATCTGTAAAGAG ttttacgCTGCCCTACTTCCTTTCCGAAATAAATACATAGGATCGAGCTCTGTGAAGATCTACTCAGACATGTGTGACTCTTGCTCATACCCGGACAAAGAGTG GAATGAGTGTCTGCCGGTGAAAAACATCTTGCCACTGAGTGGATACATCGGCATGGTGCAGACCTTCTCCAGCTATCAGAAACTGCAGCAAAAGGCCCCCGCTGAGGCTGAACGTCTTTCTAATGACATCAGGAACAA GTTGCTGTCTGCCATGAAGGTGTCTTCTCCTGACACAGAAGTTACAGTGGTTGTGAAGTACTTCTATTGGCTGGCGTGCAAGCCTTGA